In one window of Gossypium arboreum isolate Shixiya-1 chromosome 4, ASM2569848v2, whole genome shotgun sequence DNA:
- the LOC108464894 gene encoding uncharacterized protein LOC108464894 has product MSDLRVMFAHLSLFDDGSLLAELQVKSGSTSDIGLNNNGVLCFRGQDRLKVASNRQKSYADLKKRNIEYSASDFKFLKVSPWKKVLWFRCKGKLSPRFIGPYQILKHLGPVTYQLELPLKLDHIHDAFHVSILRRYQSDPSHVVSIEEIEVRSNLTYEEESIQILDRDIKILRRKSIPLVKVLWQNHGAEEATWELENSIRHQYPHLFRLGKFRGRIFF; this is encoded by the exons ATGTCTGATCTAAGAGTAATGTTTGCTCatctcagtttatttgatgatggaagtctgttagcagaGTTGCAA GTTAAGAGTGGCAGTACGTCTGATATTGGGCTGAATAATAATGGGGTTTTGTGTTTTCGAGGACAG GATCGTCTTAAGGTAGCTTCtaatagacaaaagtcttatgcggaCCTAAAAAAGAGAAATATCGAGTATTCTGCGAGTGACTTCAAGTTTCTtaaggtatctccatggaagaaagttttgtGGTTCAGAtgtaagggtaagttgagccctaggttcattgggccatatcagATTCTAAAGCATTTGGGACCAGTCActtatcagttagagctacctctaaAGTTAGACCATATCCATGATGCGTTTCACGTTTCTATCTTGAGGCGGTACCAGTCAGATCCATCTCACGTTGTTTCgattgaggagatcgaggttagatCAAACTTGACATATGAAGAGGAGTCAATTCAAATTTTGGATCGAGACATAAAGAttctgaggaggaagtctatTCCTTTAGTTAAAGTTTTGTGGCAGAATCATGGTgctgaggaagccacatgggaactagAGAACTCGATACGTCAccagtatcctcatctattcagattaggtaaatttcgaggccgaattTTCTTTTAG